A part of Molothrus aeneus isolate 106 chromosome 10, BPBGC_Maene_1.0, whole genome shotgun sequence genomic DNA contains:
- the CCL20 gene encoding C-C motif chemokine 20 encodes MTGCSSKSMVLVSLLGLLALLLCGTSEAQSNQDCCLSYTKVRLPKWALKGYTEQLPSEVCDIPAIIFHTASGLNACVNPKEGWVKKHLLFLSHRLRRMSA; translated from the exons atgactggctgcagcagcaagagcatGGTCCTGGtctccctgctggggctcctggcGCTGCTCCTGTGCGGCACCTCGGAAG CACAAAGTAACCAGGACTGCTGCCTGTCCTACACCAAAGTGCGTCTGCCTAAGTGGGCCCTGAAGGGTTACACGGAACAGCTCCCCAGCGAGGTCTGCGACATCCCTGCCATCAT TTTCCACACTGCCAGTGGGCTGAATGCCTGTGTAAATCCTAAGGAAGGCTGGGTGAAGAAACATCTCCTTTTCCTGAG CCACAGGCTCAGGAGGATGTCAGCCTGA